In Limibacillus sp., a genomic segment contains:
- a CDS encoding D-alanine--D-alanine ligase: LMIDPKEGVLALIAKLEPRPDVVFNALHGRWGEDGCIQGLLELLELPYSHSGVLASALAMDKVMAKEIYARHGLPVAESVVATREAVLAEDVMERPYVVKPVAEGSSVGVKIILPGANAAILDEESWPYGDEVMVERYVPGRELTVAVMGDRALAVTEIKPREGFYDYRAKYTSGVADHLIPAPIEPEIEEAVKAMAVTAHRALGCQGVSRSDFRWDSDKGKDGLVILETNTQPGMTPLSLVPEQAQHIGVSFAELVDWMLEDALCRQ, translated from the coding sequence GCCTGATGATCGACCCGAAGGAGGGCGTCCTCGCCCTGATCGCCAAGCTGGAGCCGCGGCCCGACGTGGTCTTCAACGCGCTGCACGGCCGCTGGGGCGAGGACGGCTGCATCCAGGGCCTCCTGGAGCTGCTGGAGCTGCCCTACAGCCATTCAGGCGTGCTGGCCTCCGCGCTGGCCATGGACAAGGTCATGGCCAAGGAGATCTACGCCCGCCACGGCCTGCCGGTGGCCGAAAGCGTGGTCGCGACCCGCGAAGCGGTGCTCGCCGAGGACGTGATGGAGCGCCCCTACGTGGTGAAGCCGGTCGCCGAGGGCTCAAGCGTCGGCGTGAAGATCATCCTGCCGGGCGCCAACGCCGCGATTCTGGACGAGGAAAGCTGGCCTTACGGCGACGAGGTCATGGTCGAGCGTTACGTTCCGGGACGCGAACTGACCGTCGCCGTGATGGGCGACCGCGCCCTGGCGGTGACCGAGATCAAGCCGCGCGAGGGCTTCTACGACTACCGCGCCAAGTACACCAGCGGCGTGGCCGACCACTTGATCCCGGCCCCCATCGAACCTGAGATCGAAGAGGCGGTGAAGGCCATGGCCGTGACGGCCCACCGCGCGCTCGGTTGCCAGGGCGTCAGCCGGTCCGACTTCCGTTGGGACTCGGACAAGGGCAAGGACGGCCTGGTGATCCTGGAAACCAATACCCAGCCCGGCATGACGCCCCTGTCGCTGGTGCCCGAGCAGGCCCAGCACATCGGGGTTTCCTTTGCCGAGCTGGTCGACTGGATGCTGGAGGACGCGCTATGTCGGCAGTGA
- a CDS encoding FtsQ-type POTRA domain-containing protein: MSAVTQQNPRAKPRMTLRGLAARIGWRRIAKSVALLVFAIGSGLIWRSGLPQSIWADLERHAVRESAEAGLVLEDLLVTGRKRTEQATLIDALGVRRGQPILTYDLEGLRQRLEALPWIASARVGRQLPGSLTIQLVEREPLAVWQHRGRLTLIDHQGAPIAIEDLRPYAHLPLVVGPDAPQHAGQLVALLAREPDLSSRVVAGVRIGGRRWNLRLIGDIDVQLPEQKPEAAYSQLARLAREHGLLERDLRVIDLRLPDQMILHGVPQGGGEEGEASGQAT; encoded by the coding sequence ATGTCGGCAGTGACCCAGCAGAACCCCCGCGCCAAGCCCCGCATGACTCTCCGTGGTCTGGCCGCGCGCATCGGCTGGCGCCGGATCGCCAAGTCCGTGGCGCTTCTCGTCTTTGCCATCGGCAGCGGGCTGATCTGGCGCTCGGGCTTGCCGCAGTCGATCTGGGCCGACCTTGAACGCCATGCCGTGCGGGAAAGCGCGGAGGCCGGTCTGGTCCTGGAGGACCTGCTGGTGACCGGCCGCAAGCGCACGGAACAGGCGACCCTGATCGACGCACTGGGCGTTCGGCGCGGCCAGCCGATCCTGACCTACGACCTTGAAGGGCTGCGTCAGCGCCTGGAAGCGCTTCCCTGGATCGCCTCCGCGCGTGTCGGGCGGCAACTGCCGGGCAGCCTCACGATCCAATTGGTCGAGCGCGAGCCGCTCGCCGTCTGGCAGCACCGTGGCCGCCTGACCCTGATCGACCACCAGGGCGCCCCCATCGCGATCGAGGATCTGCGCCCCTACGCGCACCTGCCGCTGGTGGTTGGACCGGACGCGCCGCAGCACGCGGGGCAGCTCGTGGCGCTCCTGGCCCGCGAGCCTGACCTCAGCAGCCGCGTGGTGGCGGGCGTGCGCATCGGCGGGCGCCGCTGGAACCTGCGGCTCATCGGCGACATCGACGTTCAGCTGCCCGAGCAGAAGCCCGAGGCGGCCTACAGCCAGCTGGCGCGCCTGGCGCGCGAACACGGACTCCTGGAGCGCGATCTGCGGGTCATCGACCTGCGGCTGCCGGATCAGATGATCCTGCACGGCGTGCCCCAGGGCGGGGGAGAAGAGGGAGAGGCGAGCGGTCAGGCGACCTGA
- the ftsA gene encoding cell division protein FtsA produces MKRAPGTNRNGLIAALDVGSSKVCCFIAEPGGNGAVPRVLGIGQQASRGIRNGAIVDMEAAEAAVRNAVHAAEQMAGDTIERVIIALSGGKPASRQIAIEVALDGQQVSERDLRRALSLGREPTYLNGHIGEGRELIHSIPLAYAVDGSRGIRDPRGMVGEHLAVDLHLITATSGPVRNLAGCVERSHLEVGGFVISPYASGLSALVEDERELGVTLIDMGGGTTSIAVFFEGKAIHTDVVPVGGIHVTTDIARGLSTPVAHAERIKTLYGHAIASSGGDREMIDVPQVGEYDEGSVQQVPRSLLNGIIQPRLEETFELVRSRLEQSGMYQVGGRRVVLTGGACQLPGVPDMASLILDRKIRIGRPQGIGGLADSTAGPAHAVAAGLIRYAVESERSMEPQPASPPVVQQTNGMGADEGAALPGFVGRLGHWFREHF; encoded by the coding sequence ATGAAGCGAGCACCGGGTACAAACCGCAACGGACTGATAGCCGCGCTGGACGTCGGCTCCAGCAAGGTCTGCTGCTTTATCGCCGAGCCGGGGGGCAACGGCGCGGTCCCTCGCGTGCTCGGCATCGGCCAGCAGGCCAGCCGGGGCATCCGAAACGGCGCGATCGTGGACATGGAGGCCGCCGAGGCCGCCGTGCGCAACGCCGTGCATGCCGCCGAGCAGATGGCCGGCGACACCATCGAGCGCGTCATCATCGCGCTTTCCGGCGGCAAGCCCGCATCCCGGCAGATCGCCATCGAAGTGGCGCTGGACGGCCAGCAGGTGAGCGAGCGGGATCTGCGCCGCGCCCTCTCCCTGGGCCGCGAGCCGACTTACCTCAACGGACACATCGGCGAAGGCCGGGAGCTGATCCATTCCATCCCGCTGGCCTATGCCGTGGACGGCAGCCGCGGGATCCGGGATCCGCGCGGCATGGTCGGCGAGCATCTGGCTGTCGATCTGCATCTGATCACAGCGACCTCCGGACCCGTGCGCAACCTCGCCGGCTGCGTCGAGCGCAGCCATCTGGAGGTCGGCGGCTTCGTGATCTCGCCCTACGCTTCCGGTCTGTCGGCCCTGGTCGAGGACGAGCGGGAGCTCGGCGTCACCTTGATCGACATGGGCGGCGGCACGACCTCCATCGCCGTGTTCTTCGAGGGCAAGGCCATCCACACAGATGTGGTGCCGGTCGGCGGCATCCACGTCACGACGGACATCGCGCGCGGGCTTTCCACCCCCGTCGCGCACGCCGAGCGCATCAAGACGCTCTACGGCCACGCCATCGCATCGAGCGGCGGCGACCGGGAAATGATCGACGTGCCCCAGGTCGGCGAGTACGACGAGGGCAGCGTGCAGCAGGTCCCGCGGTCCCTTCTGAACGGGATCATCCAGCCGCGCCTGGAGGAAACCTTCGAACTGGTCCGCTCGCGCCTGGAGCAGAGCGGCATGTACCAAGTCGGCGGCCGCCGGGTGGTGCTGACGGGCGGCGCCTGTCAGCTGCCGGGCGTCCCGGACATGGCGTCGCTGATTCTAGACAGGAAGATCCGCATCGGCCGGCCCCAGGGCATTGGCGGATTGGCGGACTCCACGGCCGGCCCCGCCCACGCGGTCGCCGCCGGTCTTATCCGTTACGCCGTCGAAAGCGAACGCTCGATGGAGCCGCAGCCCGCGTCTCCGCCGGTCGTGCAGCAGACGAACGGTATGGGAGCCGACGAGGGAGCGGCTCTGCCCGGCTTTGTGGGCCGGTTGGGTCACTGGTTCCGGGAGCACTTTTAA
- the ftsZ gene encoding cell division protein FtsZ: MPLNLSVPSDEKTHLKPRITVVGVGGAGGNAVNNMITSKLEGVEFVVANTDAQALEHSQCERRIQLGRHITSGLGAGSRPDVGRAAAEEAMDDILEHLEGSNMVFITAGMGGGTGTGAAPVIARAAREQGILTVGVVTKPFQFEGIHRMRMASNGLEELQQFVDTLIIIPNQNLFRVCDERTTFADAFKMADDVLHAGVRGVTDLMVMPGLINLDFADIRTVMSEMGKAMMGTGEAESDGRAVAAAEAAISNPLLDDVSMRGARGVLINITGGMDMTLFEVDEAANRIREEVDPEANIIFGSTFDESMNGLMRVSIVATGIDVEEGERPQPLTQPVRTAAIASAKAAEELRLTAASAAPEEEVEELEVAEIEETPVEDIPVEETPEELPVAAELEEADESGFDEREEFDQAVAAFEARQNGAREATGGSQAGPELSGEPRRAVPRMDDAFIPPEPVESPRRPVMEQAAKPEPFAEAAMTNGGGTGKGPKEAPIAKRSRSATLFGLMTGAAKAIHNAEKKVEKTVTGVSEDAKAPQASVTRREPQIERRTQRSEPVAETPKPARQEEPAQQSLSGVETKERKAESDMDEDLFEIPTFLRRQAN; the protein is encoded by the coding sequence ATGCCGTTGAACCTTAGCGTCCCCAGTGACGAGAAAACGCACCTGAAGCCGCGTATCACGGTTGTCGGCGTCGGTGGCGCCGGCGGAAACGCCGTGAACAACATGATCACCAGCAAGCTTGAAGGCGTGGAGTTCGTGGTTGCGAACACCGACGCCCAGGCGCTGGAGCATTCCCAGTGCGAGCGCCGCATCCAGCTCGGCCGGCACATCACCTCCGGCCTTGGCGCCGGGTCCCGCCCCGATGTCGGCCGGGCCGCCGCCGAGGAGGCGATGGACGACATCCTGGAGCATCTCGAAGGCTCCAACATGGTCTTCATCACCGCCGGCATGGGCGGAGGCACCGGCACCGGTGCTGCCCCGGTCATCGCCCGCGCGGCGCGCGAGCAGGGCATCCTGACCGTGGGCGTCGTGACCAAGCCCTTCCAGTTCGAGGGCATCCATCGCATGCGCATGGCCAGCAACGGCCTGGAGGAACTCCAGCAGTTCGTCGATACCCTGATCATCATCCCCAACCAGAACCTCTTCAGGGTCTGTGACGAGCGCACCACCTTCGCCGACGCCTTCAAGATGGCCGACGACGTGCTGCACGCGGGCGTGCGCGGCGTGACCGACCTGATGGTCATGCCGGGCCTGATCAACCTGGACTTCGCCGACATCCGCACGGTCATGTCGGAGATGGGCAAGGCCATGATGGGCACCGGCGAGGCGGAAAGCGACGGCCGCGCCGTGGCCGCCGCGGAAGCCGCGATCTCCAACCCGCTTCTGGACGATGTTTCGATGCGCGGCGCGCGCGGCGTGCTGATCAACATCACCGGCGGCATGGACATGACGCTGTTCGAGGTCGACGAGGCCGCCAACCGCATCCGCGAGGAAGTGGATCCGGAAGCCAACATCATCTTCGGCTCGACCTTCGATGAATCCATGAACGGCCTGATGCGGGTCTCCATCGTGGCGACCGGCATCGACGTGGAGGAGGGCGAGCGCCCGCAGCCGCTGACCCAGCCGGTCCGCACCGCGGCGATCGCATCGGCCAAGGCGGCCGAGGAACTGCGCCTGACCGCTGCTTCCGCTGCGCCGGAAGAGGAGGTCGAGGAGCTGGAAGTCGCCGAGATCGAGGAGACTCCCGTTGAGGATATCCCGGTCGAGGAGACCCCGGAGGAGCTTCCCGTCGCCGCCGAGCTCGAAGAGGCCGACGAAAGCGGTTTCGACGAGCGCGAGGAGTTCGATCAGGCGGTCGCCGCCTTCGAGGCGCGCCAGAACGGCGCCCGCGAAGCGACCGGCGGCAGCCAGGCCGGACCGGAACTCTCCGGCGAACCGCGCCGGGCCGTGCCGCGCATGGACGACGCCTTCATCCCGCCCGAGCCGGTCGAATCGCCGCGCCGTCCGGTGATGGAGCAGGCCGCCAAGCCTGAGCCCTTCGCCGAAGCGGCCATGACCAACGGCGGCGGGACCGGTAAGGGCCCCAAGGAAGCGCCGATCGCCAAGCGCAGCCGCAGCGCGACGCTGTTCGGTCTGATGACCGGCGCCGCCAAGGCCATCCACAACGCTGAGAAGAAGGTGGAGAAGACCGTCACCGGCGTTTCTGAGGACGCCAAGGCGCCGCAGGCCTCCGTCACCCGACGGGAGCCGCAGATCGAACGCCGGACCCAGCGCAGTGAGCCGGTGGCCGAGACGCCGAAGCCGGCGCGCCAGGAGGAGCCTGCCCAGCAGAGCCTCTCCGGCGTCGAGACCAAGGAGCGCAAGGCCGAGAGCGACATGGACGAGGATCTCTTCGAGATTCCGACCTTCCTGCGCCGCCAGGCCAACTGA
- the lpxC gene encoding UDP-3-O-acyl-N-acetylglucosamine deacetylase, giving the protein MSTLSQHTLKNPIHCSGIGVHSGLRVSMTLNPAEADSGIVFRRTDVEGVELQAHWKNAVETPLCTTLVAENGQKVSTIEHLMSAFVACGIDNALVEISAEEVPIMDGSAAPFVFLIECAGRARQDAPRRAIRILKDVSVEEPHRAASFVPGEGFTVDFDIDFDNDLVSRQSWSGAITEETFKSEISRARTFGFLHEVEQLRKMGLARGGSLDNAVVIDGDKVMNEGGLRFKDEFVRHKVLDSIGDLYLAGAPILGHFTGHKAGHALNLRLLVELFSDQDAWEWVEMTEDDLEPGIIAAAGNALPSIRAAAASV; this is encoded by the coding sequence ATGTCAACGCTCTCCCAGCATACTCTGAAAAATCCGATCCATTGTTCGGGCATCGGTGTTCACAGCGGTCTTCGGGTCTCCATGACCTTGAATCCGGCTGAAGCCGACAGCGGTATCGTGTTCCGCCGCACCGACGTCGAAGGCGTCGAGTTGCAGGCGCATTGGAAGAACGCGGTTGAGACGCCGCTCTGCACGACCCTTGTCGCAGAGAATGGCCAGAAGGTCAGCACCATCGAGCATCTGATGTCGGCCTTCGTCGCCTGTGGCATCGACAACGCGCTGGTCGAGATCAGCGCCGAGGAAGTGCCGATCATGGACGGCTCCGCCGCTCCCTTCGTGTTCCTGATCGAATGCGCCGGCCGCGCGCGTCAGGATGCGCCGCGCCGCGCCATCCGCATCTTGAAGGATGTCTCGGTCGAGGAGCCGCATCGCGCCGCCTCCTTCGTGCCCGGCGAAGGCTTCACGGTGGACTTCGACATCGATTTCGACAACGACTTGGTTTCCCGCCAGAGCTGGTCGGGCGCGATCACCGAGGAGACCTTCAAGTCCGAGATTTCCCGTGCCCGCACCTTCGGCTTCCTGCATGAGGTGGAGCAGCTCCGCAAGATGGGGCTGGCCCGTGGCGGGTCGCTGGACAACGCCGTGGTGATCGACGGCGACAAGGTCATGAACGAAGGCGGGCTGCGCTTCAAGGACGAGTTCGTGCGCCACAAGGTGCTGGACTCGATCGGCGACCTCTATCTCGCCGGTGCTCCGATTCTCGGCCACTTCACCGGTCACAAGGCGGGCCACGCCTTGAACCTGCGCCTGCTGGTCGAGCTGTTCTCCGACCAGGACGCCTGGGAGTGGGTGGAGATGACCGAGGACGACCTGGAGCCGGGCATCATCGCCGCTGCTGGCAACGCGCTTCCCTCTATCCGCGCCGCCGCCGCCAGCGTTTGA
- a CDS encoding outer membrane protein assembly factor BamD, with translation MRRQPNGPHTWTATPRRGRLFLRVLAPIVLVLPLLAACSSDDEVAPYVERPVEQLYNIAADTLAAGEDYELAGQQFEEVERQHPYSVWAAKAQLMAAYSYYLANRYDAAVNGLDRFVALHPGSPDVAYALYLKGLCYYERISDVHRDQKMTQDALDALGEVVRRFPDSQYARDARLKIDLANDHLAGKEMTIGRFYLQRKNYLAALNRFQAVVRDYQTTTHVPEALHRLVEVNLALGIDKEAQATGAVLGYNFPGSDWYLDSYALLTGEDLRPEAQEDSWIGSVWNIF, from the coding sequence ATGAGGCGACAGCCAAACGGCCCCCATACCTGGACTGCGACGCCGCGGCGCGGGCGGCTCTTCCTGCGGGTCCTGGCGCCGATCGTTCTGGTCCTGCCGCTGCTCGCGGCCTGTTCGTCCGATGATGAGGTGGCGCCCTATGTGGAGCGGCCCGTTGAACAGCTCTACAACATCGCCGCCGACACCTTGGCCGCGGGCGAGGACTACGAGCTGGCCGGTCAGCAGTTCGAAGAGGTCGAGCGTCAGCATCCCTATTCCGTCTGGGCCGCCAAGGCCCAGCTCATGGCCGCCTATTCCTACTATCTGGCGAACCGCTACGACGCGGCCGTCAACGGCCTGGACCGCTTCGTCGCGCTGCATCCGGGCAGCCCGGACGTCGCCTACGCCCTCTACCTGAAGGGGCTCTGCTACTACGAGCGCATCTCCGACGTGCACCGGGACCAGAAGATGACCCAGGATGCTCTCGACGCTCTTGGCGAGGTGGTTAGGCGCTTTCCCGACAGCCAGTACGCCCGCGACGCGCGCTTGAAGATCGACCTGGCGAACGACCACCTGGCCGGTAAGGAAATGACGATCGGGCGCTTCTATCTTCAGCGGAAGAACTATCTGGCCGCGCTGAACCGTTTCCAGGCCGTGGTGCGCGACTATCAGACCACCACCCATGTCCCCGAAGCCCTGCATCGCCTGGTGGAGGTCAATCTGGCGCTGGGCATCGACAAGGAAGCGCAGGCGACCGGGGCTGTCCTGGGCTACAACTTCCCGGGCAGCGACTGGTACCTCGACAGCTATGCGCTTCTGACCGGGGAGGACCTGAGGCCCGAAGCGCAGGAAGACTCCTGGATCGGCTCTGTTTGGAACATCTTCTGA
- the recN gene encoding DNA repair protein RecN: protein MLVSLAIRDVVLIDRLDLNFEAGLAVLTGETGAGKSILLDSLGLALGERADSGLLRKGAERASVVAAFDLPEGHPAHATLEEGEIELEPGEPLLLRRQLGADGRSRAFANDQPISVALLRALGESLVEVQGHFEQRGLMDPKTHRQTLDAFAGLASEVSAVGALHAAWKAAERDRAEAAARLEKARGDEAFLRHALGELEALDPKEGEEEELAERRSLLMHATQVLEAMEEALTQLDGAEGGMAAAQRRLERAADKAGGRLDAIIAGLERSVAELEEARIGLQSLAGDEEFEAGGLERIEERFFALKDLARKHHVEVASLPALRQEMTAQLGAIEGGGDTLKALEAKAAEARKSYLAAARALHEKRSQAALKLDEAVNAELPPLKLEKANFRTLVEELDEADAGPLGLDRVAFEVSTNPGSAPGPLGRIASAGELSRFLLAIKLVLAGASPVGTLVFDEVDSGVGGATAAAVGERLARLAGSRQVLVVTHSPQVAARGDCHWHVQKESDDASTLTRVLPLDSGQRREEIARMLSGAEITEAARAAADQLMGAAE, encoded by the coding sequence ATGCTGGTCAGTCTGGCCATCCGCGACGTGGTGTTGATCGATCGCTTGGACCTGAACTTCGAAGCCGGCCTCGCCGTGCTCACGGGCGAGACCGGCGCGGGCAAGTCGATCCTTCTGGATTCCCTGGGACTGGCCTTGGGCGAGCGGGCCGACAGCGGCCTTCTGCGCAAGGGGGCCGAGCGCGCCAGCGTGGTCGCGGCCTTCGACCTGCCGGAGGGACACCCGGCCCATGCAACCCTGGAAGAAGGTGAGATCGAGCTGGAACCCGGCGAGCCCCTGCTGCTGCGCCGACAACTGGGCGCCGATGGACGCAGCCGCGCCTTTGCCAACGATCAGCCGATTTCCGTGGCCCTGCTGCGCGCCCTGGGCGAATCCCTGGTCGAGGTGCAGGGACACTTCGAGCAGCGCGGCCTCATGGACCCCAAGACCCACCGCCAGACGCTGGACGCCTTTGCTGGACTCGCCTCCGAAGTGTCAGCGGTCGGGGCGCTTCACGCCGCCTGGAAGGCAGCGGAGCGGGACCGCGCCGAGGCGGCCGCGCGGTTGGAGAAGGCGCGCGGGGACGAGGCCTTCCTGCGCCATGCCCTGGGTGAGTTGGAAGCGCTCGATCCCAAGGAGGGCGAAGAGGAAGAGTTGGCCGAACGTCGTTCGCTGCTGATGCATGCAACGCAGGTCCTTGAGGCCATGGAAGAGGCGCTCACCCAACTCGATGGCGCGGAAGGCGGCATGGCGGCCGCCCAACGGCGTCTGGAGCGGGCGGCGGACAAGGCCGGGGGCCGCCTGGACGCGATCATCGCAGGCCTGGAGCGCAGCGTCGCCGAGCTGGAAGAAGCGCGCATCGGGCTACAGTCCCTGGCCGGGGACGAGGAGTTCGAGGCGGGCGGCCTGGAGCGGATCGAAGAGCGCTTCTTCGCGCTCAAGGACCTTGCCCGCAAGCACCACGTGGAGGTCGCCAGCCTGCCTGCCCTGCGCCAGGAGATGACCGCGCAACTTGGCGCGATCGAAGGCGGCGGCGACACGTTGAAGGCCCTGGAAGCCAAAGCAGCCGAGGCCCGCAAGAGCTATCTGGCCGCGGCCCGCGCCCTGCACGAAAAGCGCTCGCAGGCCGCCCTCAAGCTCGACGAGGCGGTCAATGCCGAGCTCCCGCCCCTGAAGCTGGAGAAGGCGAATTTTCGCACGCTGGTTGAAGAGCTCGATGAAGCGGACGCGGGGCCGCTTGGCCTGGACCGGGTTGCTTTCGAAGTCTCGACCAATCCCGGCAGCGCGCCCGGCCCCCTGGGCCGCATTGCCTCGGCGGGCGAGCTCTCCCGCTTCCTGCTCGCCATCAAGCTGGTTCTTGCGGGTGCGAGCCCGGTCGGGACGCTGGTTTTCGACGAGGTGGACAGCGGCGTCGGCGGCGCCACGGCGGCGGCGGTGGGCGAGCGTCTCGCCCGGCTCGCGGGCAGCCGCCAGGTCCTGGTCGTGACCCACAGCCCGCAGGTCGCCGCGCGCGGCGATTGCCACTGGCACGTGCAGAAGGAAAGCGATGACGCCTCCACCCTGACCCGGGTCCTGCCGCTTGACAGCGGTCAGAGGCGGGAGGAGATCGCGCGCATGCTGTCGGGCGCCGAGATCACGGAAGCCGCCCGCGCCGCCGCCGATCAGTTGATGGGAGCGGCGGAATGA
- the ligA gene encoding NAD-dependent DNA ligase LigA — protein sequence MSQEGGEALSSKPVEALSEEEAARELGRLAAEIAHHDRLYYQKDDPEISDADYDRLRQRNEAIEARFPKLVRDDSPSKRVGAAPSSEFSEVRHAVPMLSLGNAFSRADVEDFLARIRRFLDLPSEDALDILAEPKIDGLSCSLRYEKGALIQAATRGDGRSGEDVTANVRTIESVPETLSGPRIPEVLEVRGEVFMERQAFQALNERREAKGEKLFANPRNAAAGSLRQLDSRITAERPLSFLAYAWGEISEPLGATMMEARERLEALGFTVNGPAELCKGADALLDYHARILAARPEMAHEIDGVVYKVDRLDLQERLGFVSRAPRWAIAHKFPAEKAQTRLNKITIQVGRTGALTPVANLEPISVGGVVVARATLHNEDEIRRKDIREGDLVVIQRAGDVIPQVVEVVPEPEHETRPVFQMPAVCPECGSDTLREEDEAVLRCQGGLICPAQARERLRHFVGREAFDIEGLGGRHINAFWEEGLIKSPADIFRLAEHRQALEKREGWGEKSVANLLQAIEERKTITLDRLIFGLGIRHVGQATARLLARAYGDLATWREQMEKAHDGDEQALDDLLSIDGIGAAVAKDILGFVVEEHNRKVLDELAEILDVQPVEAPSGDSPVAGKTVVFTGSLETMTRSEAKARAESLGAKVSGSVSAKTDYVVAGPGAGSKEKKARELGVTLLTEDEWRELIG from the coding sequence ATGAGCCAGGAAGGCGGCGAGGCTCTGAGCAGCAAGCCGGTTGAGGCGCTGAGCGAGGAGGAGGCCGCGCGGGAACTCGGGCGGCTGGCCGCCGAGATCGCGCACCACGATCGCCTCTACTATCAAAAGGACGATCCCGAGATCAGCGACGCCGACTATGACCGGCTGCGCCAGCGCAACGAGGCGATAGAGGCGCGTTTTCCAAAGCTTGTACGCGACGACAGCCCCTCGAAGCGGGTCGGCGCTGCGCCTTCCTCCGAGTTCTCCGAGGTGCGGCACGCCGTCCCGATGCTCTCGCTCGGCAACGCCTTTTCGCGGGCGGACGTCGAGGACTTCCTGGCCCGCATCCGGCGCTTCCTGGACCTGCCCTCGGAAGACGCCCTCGATATCTTGGCGGAACCCAAGATCGACGGCCTTTCCTGTTCGCTGCGCTATGAGAAAGGGGCACTGATCCAGGCGGCCACGCGCGGCGACGGGCGCAGCGGCGAGGATGTCACCGCCAACGTGCGCACCATCGAGAGCGTGCCGGAGACGCTTTCGGGGCCGCGCATCCCCGAGGTGCTTGAGGTGCGCGGCGAGGTCTTTATGGAGCGCCAGGCCTTTCAGGCGCTGAACGAACGGCGCGAGGCGAAGGGCGAGAAGCTCTTCGCCAATCCGCGGAACGCCGCCGCGGGCTCCCTGCGCCAGCTCGATTCCCGCATCACGGCGGAGCGGCCCTTGAGTTTCCTGGCCTACGCCTGGGGCGAAATCAGCGAGCCGCTCGGCGCGACCATGATGGAGGCACGGGAGCGTCTGGAGGCGCTGGGCTTCACGGTCAACGGTCCGGCTGAGCTCTGCAAGGGCGCGGATGCGCTGCTGGATTACCACGCGCGCATCCTGGCCGCGCGCCCGGAGATGGCGCATGAGATCGACGGCGTGGTCTACAAGGTCGACCGATTGGATCTGCAGGAACGCCTCGGCTTCGTCAGCCGCGCGCCGCGCTGGGCCATTGCCCACAAGTTCCCGGCGGAAAAGGCGCAGACGCGGCTCAACAAGATCACGATCCAGGTGGGGCGGACCGGTGCGCTGACACCCGTCGCAAACCTGGAGCCGATATCGGTCGGCGGCGTGGTGGTGGCCCGCGCCACGCTCCACAACGAGGACGAGATCCGCCGCAAGGACATCCGCGAGGGCGATCTGGTGGTGATCCAGCGCGCCGGGGACGTGATCCCCCAGGTGGTCGAGGTGGTGCCGGAGCCCGAACACGAGACGCGCCCGGTCTTCCAGATGCCGGCGGTCTGCCCGGAGTGCGGCAGCGACACGCTGCGCGAGGAGGACGAGGCGGTGCTGCGCTGCCAGGGCGGCCTGATCTGCCCGGCACAGGCGCGCGAACGCCTGCGCCATTTCGTCGGTCGCGAAGCCTTCGACATCGAGGGGCTGGGCGGACGGCACATCAACGCCTTCTGGGAGGAGGGGCTGATCAAGTCGCCCGCCGACATCTTCCGCCTCGCCGAGCACCGGCAAGCGCTGGAGAAGCGCGAAGGCTGGGGCGAAAAGTCGGTTGCGAACCTGTTGCAGGCGATCGAGGAGCGCAAGACGATCACCCTGGACCGGCTGATCTTCGGGCTCGGCATCCGCCATGTCGGACAAGCCACCGCCCGGCTTCTGGCGCGGGCCTACGGCGATCTCGCGACCTGGCGCGAGCAGATGGAGAAGGCCCACGATGGCGATGAGCAGGCCCTGGACGACCTGCTCTCCATCGACGGCATCGGCGCCGCCGTCGCCAAGGATATCCTGGGCTTCGTGGTCGAGGAGCATAACCGCAAGGTCTTGGACGAGCTGGCCGAGATACTGGACGTGCAGCCGGTCGAAGCGCCCTCCGGTGATTCACCGGTCGCCGGCAAGACCGTCGTCTTCACCGGATCGCTTGAGACCATGACCCGCAGCGAGGCCAAGGCGCGGGCCGAAAGCCTCGGCGCGAAGGTCTCCGGCTCGGTCTCCGCCAAGACCGACTACGTGGTCGCCGGGCCGGGCGCGGGCTCCAAGGAAAAGAAGGCGCGCGAACTCGGCGTCACCCTTCTGACCGAAGATGAGTGGCGGGAGCTGATCGGATGA